DNA sequence from the Juglans microcarpa x Juglans regia isolate MS1-56 chromosome 5S, Jm3101_v1.0, whole genome shotgun sequence genome:
TTGTGCTTTTCTTCCCTTGTAAGCTCTTCTTCTTGCTCTTAAGCTTCTGCATGAATCCATTGCCAATGTGATCTTCCTTATTAATACCTTTGAATTAGAAAAATCGCTTCTCTTAAATAGTTTGCAGCCAAATATTGAAATTGGTTTGGATTTTCTTAAACAACTGTATAGGTTGCCTGAAGTGTTATGCCTAATAAAGAAAAGTCTCCTGAACATGACAAAGTCAGTGACTTCAAGTGCATAGGGCTGTATCTCTTCACTTGGATATgtttaatattttggaaaactTTCTGCTTTGAGATGTAACTGTAATTATTTGTAGGAATCATCTAACTAAATCATACTTGCAAAAAGTTATTTCTGTAATAATGAAATCTACAGATAGTTTCTCATTGAATATGCTAAGAATTTTAAGGTCCATGTGTTTTCTTATTGTatttaggggtggcaatatatGGCACGATCTGTGAATCAACACGAACATGTCACGGGTTTgggtttgatataaatggattTAGGTCAAAACAAGTTGACCCAATAAGATACAATTCATAAACGGGTCAACCTACGAAACCCGTAATCAACCTGCGTAAACacgaataaatttaaaaaaaaaatgtttagttttatatgCCTTTATTGTTGTTgggatgtaatattaatattagtcttTGACtacttaatatatcaaatgaTTAAATTCTTTTGgttaatatgtaatattttatgaaaatattaattttcttctttattattagtttggatattgatcattaaatattttaacatgaattcAGTTGTAATGGTgagtaatttatatagttatccttgtattatatatgaaattatattaattgggttaaaaaataaatatacaagtcAGCTCAATCTATTTATATGAAATGGGTTAAACGGGTTGAAACGAATTTAGCAGGTTGTGTTCAGGTTGACCCATATAGTCAACTTGACACGACACAAACAAGACCCACAAATGTGAATTGCCACTCctaattgtattttatatgtaaattgcATATCTTGGCATGGGGATGTTACAAAATTGATGTTGTTACGTTTTGGTTCAGTTATACAAACCAACTATCAGGATCAAGATAGTGAACTAAGTGAAGTTCAAAGTTTGAAAGAAGTTTCAGGTAATGACAGAGTTTGTACATTGTGTGAGGAGTTTGCTACACAGGCACTTGATTACCTTGCTGAAAACAAGACCCATACCGAGATCTTTGATGCCCTCCATCAGGCCTGCTCTCAGATAGGCTCTTTCAAACATGAGGTAATGTCTCCCTTTGGCCAAGTTGATATACTGGATAAAACCTTGTATTTCTGTTGTAAAACAGTTCTGCAGCAGCCCTGATTACCCAAATACAAGAGGGGGGAAAACGGTATTGTTGATCTCAGCATCAGGTCTTGCCCAgtacaaattattatttctttaataagCAAAAAAATGTATTGAATCAAATaaataggcaaaacccaagtacacaaaaagTATACAAAGGATAGCACCTAAATACAGATTAGGAGCTAGAAATGGATGGTCTACAAAACTCCAACCATTCCTTTaaagccaaatgcaccacacAAGGCATAAAGGAATAATTTTCCTCATGGCAGCAATTTTTAGTTAATCGTATTCAAGGATGTTTGAATGGTTGATAGGTTCTagaaattataagtaaaatgcaGTGTATAAAAAAAGTATGATGCAGTGTAGATGAGAGCACTgataacatattataaaatccCATATTTGTAGAAACAAGGAAAATGTAATGGTAGTGTGTTAAATAAATGTGTGGAAGCTTATAAAGCATTACCTAATCTTAAAACTGAGTGGTGTCTGATCTCTATAGCTgctcccccctccctccctttcTATCTCctaatttatcttctttttgccCTGGACAGTGCATCACTTTGGTGGACTATTATGCTCCTCTGTTCTTCTTAGAGGTTTCATCTGTACAACCTCAAGAATTCTGCCGAAAAGTCAATCTCTGTCAACAAATTGCCAAGATTTCTTTGCAACTTCATGAAGACAGCTGTGGGCTTTGCCACCGTACTGTTTCAGAAATAATAGTTAAGTTGAAAGATCCTGACACACAGGTATGTACTTGCATCATTTCCTAAGCTAAACAtagtttttttgataagttaagcTAAACatagtttaatataatttcaagtACTTTTTTCCAGTTATGGTAAGCAACCATCTCACCTTTATACACACATGCTCTTCCTGTTCCAATCATCTGACCTTTATACACACATGGTCTTCCTGTTAGTATAAGTACCACGTAGCACTAAAGATTTACCAGATTTTGAACTCTGGGACATATTTATATCTCATATTCTTATATTTgtgaacgaaaaaaaaattgaatccgTTCCCACTGTGGAAATGCATGATTCTACTGGACATTTTCTGCTTGcatgttgatttttttccttgtggAAGGCTACCAAAACTTACATTAAATATGAGTTGAGTGAGTGAACCTCATGTCCTCTATGAACTATATGCGAAATTCACAACCATGGCCCTTGTtcaaaagtagaagaagaaatggagtGCACAAATATAGTAAGAAATTAATGTAGTTTTAGAACAGGGGCAACTACTTTATTCAGATCGACATCTATATGATTGAATTTAAAGATCACAATTTCAGCTTTTGATCTTTTGTGTAGATAAGTTTTTGGGAGTTTAGGATGCATGTTTTGGAAAGCCTGCTGGCTACTGAAAGATTGAAATATTAATGCAAAAATGTATTTGGAAAATAGAAGGTAAAGAAAAAATACCGAAAACTTCTGGCAGCTgaatatacatacacatatttgaaaattaaagtttattatagaaatttaataaGTTACATAGTTGTGGAATGGCTTCCAGCTTATGtgaagtcatgattttatttttgaaagaagATCCATGACGACTGTTAAGATCATTGTTTAAATTTGACTGCTATTCTATTATGGAACAAAAGGGGGATATGTTGCACAATATGTAAGGATATATCCAACGAAAAACACAGAATTATGTGGTCTGATATACTATTGATGAATAGTGCTAAGTATGCAACTCACATCTTATCTTGCTTTTATGTCAGCTAGAAATCATTGAATTGCTTTTGAAGGCATGCAATTCCATGGAGAACTATGTGAAAAAGGTGAGAACAATTTTAACAagttaaccttttttttttttatatataagtaacaAGTTAACCTTTTTGAAGGTTCtaataaaaaagtcaaaatatatttattcctGTTTGTTGATCTGAATTAATTGACGTATGATTTTTTTGATTTCTCCTGGACCTTGTCTATGCGGAGGTTCTTAACACTTGAATGATTTGCATTCTTTCAACATGCTTAGAACTGAATAGGCAACTTTACGATTAATGGCACGAGGATGCTATAAGTTGGCTGGTTAAAGGTCAGCGGGAAAAGAAATACCAGAAGAGGATAACCAGGCCTTCTGcctggttttgtttttgtttttgtttttttttcatttttttattattaagatatGTTTTAGAATACGATATTCATGATTGGAGAAAAGTGTTACTTAGGTTTATCCACTATACTTGATTTTCTGATGTCCTAAATTCTTTGGCAGTGCAAGAGAATGGTTTTCGAGTATGGACCTCTGATCCTAGCCAATGCAGAGAAATTTCTGGAAACAACAGACATATGCACCGTTCTTCACGCCTGCAATTCACCTGCAGCTAGTAGCAATGAAGCATCACATGTGGCAAAGATATCCTTGCTATCTGATTCTTAATTGTGCCAGACAAACCCAGTGGCATGAAAATGTGTGAGCAGACGCTTATATTATACTCATTCAAGGTGTGTGTGCATGATAATGTAGTGACATAGTGTTACTGGTGCTATGTTGTACAATATGTGATATGTGCTCCAAATCTAATGCTTGCACGAAAGTGACTCTGAAAATGTATATAGCGTAGTTATTGGATTTCCCCTTTCTCACCTACTAAATGATGGGAAACACGATGGCCTTTGTTCTTAGTTCTGGAAACACAAGCATGCCGACACTCACTTAGAAACAGCTCTCGAGTCTCATAAAAGTTTTGAGTTATTGCAGATGCACAGATGCAATTTGCAGGGACTGCATTTGAATGGGAACACATTAACatcgagatttattttttcagctcccttttttttttccttggcaaATATAAATTACAAAAGTGGATAGCAAGGGAAAACGAGGATGAAAAATACGCACTTGCATGATGAAGTACTCGAGGGAAACTTTTTTCCACACTTTGATGTGGATATCATCCTTACCTATTAGATGTGGATATAATCTTTAAGATGAACCCATGTGACAAAATTAAGAAGCAAATAGGAGGAAACATGCTGACAACGCTTACAACATCTGGCCAATGTATTTCCATGCACTTGATCAATgaccaaactctctctctctccctctccctccacACCCACATTCAGTAATTTACATGAGATAGAAGAatccatacttttttttttggttttttaatatTGTCCAATCGTACTAGCTTGTTTGCTGGCCAACTGAGGATGCTATGGCAATGGATAGGAACAATGAACAGTAAATCTACATGCGAAtgtcaagaaagaaagagaatatAGCAAATGTACTGAATGAACTTCGTTGTCtacttgaaaacaaaacaagtgGTAACAGTAACACTATCCCTCTGGGCTCATCCAAAAGAGATGGGGACAGTCCAAATGGGAAAGGAACAGTTAGCACCACCTTGTtcaatccaaatccaaatccaaatgtaaatgtaaatggTGGGTACTCTTCCGACTTTTATTTGGAGTGTCGAATCCGCACAAGCAAATATAAACATGACAAACAAATGCTTCTGCGGTATATCCAGAAGGACCATTCTTTGGTAGCAACCCCTCGCCCTCGGCAATGCAGGGAAGCAACCTTTACCCGTACGTACCAGAGAGGAAAAGGATAAGATTTACGCCCTGTTTATgtgggaaagaaaaatgatatttataattgtgagtgtgcaagtgctgtgcaattatttttaaaaaaataaataaatacatgacctatataaaaaaaaaaattaattttttaatagtag
Encoded proteins:
- the LOC121267817 gene encoding proactivator polypeptide-like 1, with the translated sequence MDVRVGLALVILLGATWACDARKLGNTELDSGNGRIYEITVIQTNYQDQDSELSEVQSLKEVSGNDRVCTLCEEFATQALDYLAENKTHTEIFDALHQACSQIGSFKHECITLVDYYAPLFFLEVSSVQPQEFCRKVNLCQQIAKISLQLHEDSCGLCHRTVSEIIVKLKDPDTQLEIIELLLKACNSMENYVKKCKRMVFEYGPLILANAEKFLETTDICTVLHACNSPAASSNEASHVAKISLLSDS